A single window of Methylacidimicrobium sp. AP8 DNA harbors:
- a CDS encoding IS200/IS605 family accessory protein TnpB-related protein, translating into MSKLPVVTYQTRLRLTPEQSASLDVYAELYGRAQRTLFAKMRAGASMNELKRSFLRRFGLTARQFNAIRVELEGKIASIRERRPELIEELQARIKRGQKAIIRLEKKAPGSNTLHQKKRRLAILQAKLASLSADQESGRVRLCFGSRRLFRRQFALEENGYADHAAWKKDWQAERSSQFFVLGSKDETSGNQSCQATVAPDGSLRLRLRLPDGTGEPSKHLVIEGVRFAYGQEAILQTLSAGRVVIAQTKTVKLVRKREGSAVSYRFVRDRKGWRVFVSVEAQPVALVTRRLAGAIGVDINPDHLALAETDRFGNLVEVRRIGLHLYGKSEEQAKARIGDACRQIARACAESGKPLVIERLDLRKRRAELEAVDPVRARSLSSFAYAKTIAMLKAASFRAGVEVIEVDPAYTSVIGAVNHARRHGIGSHQGAAYAIARRGLGLSERPSVREAVVPTRNGGHVTFALPARNRTKHVWSFWSDVRKGLKAAHAAHARSGGNRLPPAPLLPKARALGATRTLSAKPRHANRRQHCSADVVDDLPW; encoded by the coding sequence ATGAGTAAGCTCCCGGTTGTCACCTACCAGACCCGTTTGCGGCTCACACCCGAGCAGTCGGCGTCGCTTGATGTCTATGCGGAACTCTACGGGCGGGCGCAGCGGACTCTTTTCGCCAAGATGCGGGCTGGCGCATCCATGAACGAGCTCAAGCGGTCGTTTCTGCGCCGGTTCGGCCTCACCGCCCGGCAGTTCAACGCCATTCGGGTCGAGCTCGAAGGCAAGATCGCCTCGATCCGGGAGAGGCGGCCCGAGTTGATCGAGGAGTTACAAGCACGAATCAAGAGAGGCCAGAAAGCAATCATCAGGCTTGAGAAGAAAGCGCCTGGATCGAACACCCTGCATCAGAAAAAGCGTCGGCTTGCCATCCTCCAGGCCAAACTCGCCTCTCTGAGCGCCGATCAGGAGTCCGGCCGGGTCCGGCTCTGCTTCGGTTCCCGACGCCTCTTCCGGAGGCAGTTTGCCCTGGAAGAGAACGGCTATGCGGACCATGCCGCATGGAAGAAGGATTGGCAGGCGGAGCGGAGCAGCCAGTTCTTTGTGCTCGGATCGAAGGACGAGACATCGGGCAACCAGTCCTGCCAAGCCACGGTCGCTCCGGACGGCAGCCTGCGGCTGCGGTTGCGGCTGCCGGACGGAACGGGGGAACCAAGCAAGCATCTGGTGATTGAGGGTGTTCGCTTCGCCTACGGCCAGGAAGCGATCCTCCAGACCCTCTCCGCCGGCCGGGTCGTGATCGCACAAACCAAGACGGTGAAGCTCGTCCGCAAGCGGGAGGGATCCGCCGTGAGCTACCGCTTCGTGCGGGATCGGAAAGGCTGGCGGGTGTTCGTGAGCGTCGAGGCGCAACCGGTTGCCCTGGTGACACGCCGCCTTGCCGGAGCGATCGGCGTTGACATTAACCCGGATCATCTTGCCTTGGCCGAAACGGATCGCTTCGGGAATCTCGTGGAAGTCCGCCGGATCGGATTGCATCTCTATGGGAAGAGCGAGGAGCAAGCGAAAGCCAGAATCGGCGATGCGTGCCGACAGATCGCCCGGGCCTGCGCCGAATCGGGCAAGCCGCTCGTGATCGAGCGATTGGATCTTCGCAAGCGGAGGGCCGAGCTGGAGGCGGTCGATCCCGTCCGGGCTCGCTCGCTCTCATCCTTCGCCTACGCCAAGACAATCGCGATGCTCAAGGCGGCTTCCTTTCGTGCCGGAGTCGAGGTGATCGAAGTCGACCCGGCCTACACTTCCGTGATTGGCGCGGTCAACCACGCGCGCCGTCATGGCATCGGTTCTCACCAGGGCGCGGCCTACGCCATCGCCCGGAGAGGATTGGGCCTATCCGAGCGCCCGTCCGTGCGGGAGGCCGTCGTGCCGACCCGCAATGGCGGCCACGTCACCTTCGCCCTACCCGCGAGGAATCGGACGAAGCATGTGTGGTCGTTCTGGTCGGACGTTCGGAAGGGGCTCAAAGCGGCGCATGCAGCGCATGCCCGGTCGGGAGGCAACCGCTTGCCTCCCGCGCCTCTGCTCCCGAAAGCGCGGGCATTGGGCGCTACCCGGACTTTGTCGGCGAAACCCCGGCACGCGAATCGTCGGCAACACTGTTCGGCCGACGTCGTGGACGATCTTCCCTGGTAG
- a CDS encoding tetratricopeptide repeat protein, with amino-acid sequence MGRYAEAADALKKAVRQQEDFGRAWSDLGAVYVELGRHSEAVAALEKATRLRPDLPEAWCNLGCAYGELKRYDAAIAACRTAVRLKPDYVAAWYNLATVYKEAGRKDKMAEASRKVRELDPDAGKELARKLAAP; translated from the coding sequence TTGGGGCGGTACGCGGAAGCGGCGGATGCCCTGAAGAAGGCCGTCCGGCAGCAGGAAGATTTCGGCAGAGCTTGGTCAGATTTGGGCGCGGTCTACGTAGAGCTCGGGCGCCATTCCGAAGCGGTTGCAGCCTTGGAAAAGGCGACGCGGCTCCGGCCCGACCTTCCGGAGGCGTGGTGCAATCTCGGGTGCGCCTACGGGGAATTGAAGCGATACGATGCGGCGATCGCGGCGTGCCGGACGGCCGTTCGACTCAAGCCCGACTATGTAGCAGCCTGGTATAATCTTGCGACCGTGTACAAGGAAGCGGGCCGCAAGGATAAAATGGCCGAGGCGAGCCGAAAGGTTCGCGAGCTGGATCCCGATGCGGGGAAAGAACTCGCCCGAAAGCTCGCGGCGCCTTAG
- a CDS encoding tetratricopeptide repeat protein yields MHVLAAEHVGRPRPSFRGRRRAVVSSVLLLFGAGLDLLPLSARAWALSGKQTGFPSFPVADRVLSDGAGLRDVALPAEELSESPLRESDIAGARRERDGGDRELAYFKRAIALEKANEWKSLLDLSRKWSEAYPSEAAAWFFLGLADEKLGKYHEAIRAYREAIRRKQDFAKAWCNLGTCCMRIWGGTRKRRMP; encoded by the coding sequence ATGCACGTCCTTGCGGCCGAGCACGTCGGACGCCCTCGACCCTCTTTCCGCGGCAGGCGACGGGCTGTTGTTTCTTCCGTTCTCCTCCTTTTCGGGGCGGGACTCGATCTGCTCCCGCTTTCGGCTCGGGCCTGGGCGCTAAGCGGGAAGCAGACCGGTTTCCCTTCCTTCCCGGTCGCGGACCGGGTCCTGTCCGACGGCGCGGGCCTCCGAGACGTTGCGCTTCCCGCCGAGGAGTTGTCGGAAAGCCCTCTTCGCGAATCGGACATCGCCGGCGCTCGTCGCGAGCGGGACGGCGGCGATCGGGAACTTGCTTACTTCAAGCGGGCGATCGCGCTCGAAAAAGCGAACGAATGGAAGAGCCTGCTCGACCTCTCCCGCAAATGGAGCGAGGCCTATCCGAGCGAGGCGGCTGCTTGGTTTTTCCTCGGTCTCGCCGACGAGAAGCTGGGCAAGTATCACGAAGCGATCCGCGCCTACCGGGAAGCGATCCGAAGAAAGCAGGATTTTGCCAAGGCATGGTGTAACCTGGGAACCTGCTGTATGCGTATTTGGGGCGGTACGCGGAAGCGGCGGATGCCCTGA